One region of Vitis vinifera cultivar Pinot Noir 40024 chromosome 1, ASM3070453v1 genomic DNA includes:
- the LOC100266775 gene encoding F-box/FBD/LRR-repeat protein At1g13570 isoform X1, producing the protein MKRPCGPLDIISDLPNNIIENILMRLPICDAVGTSILSKKWRYKWLTLPHLVIDNALGKKLLGRQQSAKNELVSAVYQVLLLHKGPIVKFVLEVDELESYSDIDHWINFLSNHDIQEFTLSRAKTEHYKLPSYFFTFLHLRHLKLRGCAFRPPPRFKGFSKLISLQLEDILMDAETFGSLISSCPLLEQLTVSGYIPYDSLEISAPNLKSFSFTGDFGSICFKNTLLLAEVTVALCRVNKNVKHQSSNLIKIGRSLPAVEKLYLEGYFLEFLALGNVPKRLPILFNNLKVLHLDEMDFSNLDEILCSLCLITSSPNLEELRVVAYAGDIARDAVVEYFGTQNLSHHSLKRLQKVKMEEISNFEPELEFIKFILASSPSLEEMEVLRSEDTVGEDERKMWKELMRFRRASPKAEVIYLQ; encoded by the exons ATGAAGAGGCCATGTGGTCCTCTAGATATAATCAGTGACCTTCCAAACAATATAATAGAGAACATCCTAATGCGCTTGCCCATATGTGATGCAGTGGGAACAAGTATTTTGTCGAAAAAGTGGAGGTACAAATGGTTAACGCTTCCACATCTTGTAATTGACAATGCATTGGGAAAAAAATTGTTGGGAAGACAACAATCAGCCAAAAATGAACTTGTGTCAGCTGTGTATCAAGTCCTATTACTTCACAAAGGACCCATAGTTAAGTTTGTTCTGGAAGTTGATGAATTGGAAAGTTATTCTGATATCGATCATTGGATAAATTTCCTATCAAACCATGATATTCAAGAATTCACCCTTTCCCGTGCAAAGACTGAGCACTATAAATTgccttcttatttttttacctttctACATCTCAGGCATTTGAAACTTCGTGGTTGTGCATTTAGGCCTCCACCTAGATTCAAAGGATTTAGTAAGCTTATTAGCCTCCAGCTTGAAGACATACTCATGGATGCTGAAACATTTGGTAGTCTAATCTCCAGTTGCCCATTACTTGAACAGTTGACAGTATCCGGCTACATCCCATATGACTCGCTTGAAATTAGTGCTCCTAATCTCAAAAGTTTCTCGTTTACTGGTGATTTTGGATCTATTTGTTTCAAAAATACACTACTCCTTGCAGAAGTTACCGTTGCTTTGTGTCGTgtgaataaaaatgtaaaacatCAATCCTCTAATTTGATCAAGATTGGCCGTTCTCTACCTGCTGTTGAGAAGCTGTATCTGGAGGGTTACTTTCTGGAG TTCTTGGCATTGGGCAATGTGCCAAAGAGGCTTCCAATCCTGTTCAACAATCTCAAGGTTCTTCATTTAGATGAGATGGATTTCAGCAATTTGGATGAGATCTTATGTTCTCTTTGCTTGATTACAAGTTCCCCTAACTTAGAAGAACTTAGAGTCGTG GCATATGCTGGAGATATTGCCAGGGATGCGGTTGTAGAGTATTTTGGAACACAAAACTTGTCGCACCACTCTTTAAAGCGACTCCAGAAGGTGAAGATGGAAGAAATTTCCAATTTTGAGCCTGAACTAGAGTTTATAAAGTTTATATTGGCAAGTTCACCTTCACTTGAGGAAATGGAAGTTTTACGCAGCGAAGATACAGTGGGTGAAGATGAGCGCAAAATGTGGAAAGAGCTGATGCGATTTCGTCGAGCTTCACCAAAAGCAGAAGTCATTTACTTACAATAA
- the LOC100266775 gene encoding F-box/FBD/LRR-repeat protein At1g13570 isoform X2 translates to MDAETFGSLISSCPLLEQLTVSGYIPYDSLEISAPNLKSFSFTGDFGSICFKNTLLLAEVTVALCRVNKNVKHQSSNLIKIGRSLPAVEKLYLEGYFLEFLALGNVPKRLPILFNNLKVLHLDEMDFSNLDEILCSLCLITSSPNLEELRVVAYAGDIARDAVVEYFGTQNLSHHSLKRLQKVKMEEISNFEPELEFIKFILASSPSLEEMEVLRSEDTVGEDERKMWKELMRFRRASPKAEVIYLQ, encoded by the exons ATGGATGCTGAAACATTTGGTAGTCTAATCTCCAGTTGCCCATTACTTGAACAGTTGACAGTATCCGGCTACATCCCATATGACTCGCTTGAAATTAGTGCTCCTAATCTCAAAAGTTTCTCGTTTACTGGTGATTTTGGATCTATTTGTTTCAAAAATACACTACTCCTTGCAGAAGTTACCGTTGCTTTGTGTCGTgtgaataaaaatgtaaaacatCAATCCTCTAATTTGATCAAGATTGGCCGTTCTCTACCTGCTGTTGAGAAGCTGTATCTGGAGGGTTACTTTCTGGAG TTCTTGGCATTGGGCAATGTGCCAAAGAGGCTTCCAATCCTGTTCAACAATCTCAAGGTTCTTCATTTAGATGAGATGGATTTCAGCAATTTGGATGAGATCTTATGTTCTCTTTGCTTGATTACAAGTTCCCCTAACTTAGAAGAACTTAGAGTCGTG GCATATGCTGGAGATATTGCCAGGGATGCGGTTGTAGAGTATTTTGGAACACAAAACTTGTCGCACCACTCTTTAAAGCGACTCCAGAAGGTGAAGATGGAAGAAATTTCCAATTTTGAGCCTGAACTAGAGTTTATAAAGTTTATATTGGCAAGTTCACCTTCACTTGAGGAAATGGAAGTTTTACGCAGCGAAGATACAGTGGGTGAAGATGAGCGCAAAATGTGGAAAGAGCTGATGCGATTTCGTCGAGCTTCACCAAAAGCAGAAGTCATTTACTTACAATAA